The following is a genomic window from Mycobacterium parmense.
CCGCCGCCTCGATGCGCTGACGGCGCCGGGCGAGCAGCGCGACCTGATGGCCGCGCTGGGCGAGACCCACCCCGATGCAGCGCCCCAGCCCACTCGAGGCGCCAACCACCACTGTCCTTGACATATTCGCCCTCTCTTGTAACGAGCTGCCGTCGGCGACGAACCTACCGGATGAGGGTGGGCGGCGGCGATCACCGGCCCGCTCAGATCCGGATGACGGTGTTCCGGTCGCCCGTTTTGGCCTGGTACATCGCCGTGTCGGCGCGCGCCGTGATGGAGGAGACGGCCTCTCCGGGAACGGCAATGGTGGCGCCGATGCTCAGCGTCGCGCGGATCGTCACACCGGATTCGTCGATGGGTTCGGCTGCGCGGCAACGGATCTTCTCGGCGATCTGGGCGGCCTCGTCGAGGCTGTGCACGCCGGGCAGCAGAACGAGGATCTCGTCGCCGCCCGTGCGGCCCACCGTGTCGCCCTCGCGGACGCATTCGCGGATCCGGCACGCCAGGGTGGTCAGCACGGTGTCACCGGCGCCGTGCCCCCACGTGTCGTTGATGTGCTTGAAGTGGTCGACGTCGCAGAACAGGATGCCGAGGTGCGCTCCGAGCGTCGGCGGCGCCGCCAGCGCCGATTCGAGGCGCCCGATCGCCTCGGCCCGGTTCACCAGGCCGGTGAGGGTGTCGAACCGGGCCAGCCGTTCGAGGCGCTGCTCGGCCTCGACCTGGTCGTCGACGATCCGCAGCGCCGCGATCACGCCGTCGGCGTCGCCGTCGGCATCGAGGTACGGCTTCCCGTGACCGTCGACCCAGTGGTATGCGCCGTCCACGGCGCGGATCCGGAACCGCTGCAGGACCGATTCGCCGCCGGCGATCCTTTGCAGCGCTGCGGCCAGGGTGTCGCGGTCGTCGGGATGGATGCGGCGTTCGAAGCCCGGGCCGGTCCAGCGCTCGACCGGCCCGCCCAGCGCGGCGACGACCGACGGGGAGACCCACGCGACCTTTCCGTCGCGCAGGTGAACGATGACGTCGACGGCGTTGTCGGCGAGGATGCGATAGCGCAGCTCGGCGTCGGCGCGCTGCTTGCCTGCCGACTCCTTCTCGATGCGCAGCTTCTGTTCGCGCTGCAGGAAGAAGAACGTGATCGCCCCGATGATGAGGGTGCCCAGCAGTATCGAGAAGGTCCACGCCGCGCGTTCACCCAGCCTGAGCCGCAAGCAGATTGGCCGCGTCAGCGCGACCACGACCGGAAACCCGGCGAGGATGCCCGCCAACTGCAACAGGAAGTTCCGATCGGGTCGGGCGAGTAGCCAGGCGACGGGAAAGCGGTCGGGGCGCGCCAGCGACATCGCGGCGGCCAGCAGCAACAGCGCGAGGGCCGTCGTGAGCGCCTGGCCGGTCGACGGCGAATAGCCCACCAGGGCAAGAGCGTTGAGGAGGTAGGCCCCTACCGTGAAGAACGGGATGGCCGCACCGGCCGCCAGGCAAGCGGGCCAGACGACGCGGGTCCACGTGTCGATCCGTATCAGCGTCGCGCCGGCGGCCAGGAGCAGGGCCGACGACGCGGTCTGCGGGCTCGGACGCCCAGGCCAGGTCTGTTGCGCCGCCCGCAGCGCCTGACCGAACCACAACTCATCCAGCCCCGGCCAGCCACCGGCCGCGTACTCCCCGAGGGTGGTGCCGGCCAGGGCCGCCACCATCAGGGCCAGGCCCCGACCGGCCCACACGCGGCCCGGCGACGGGCGGCCCGACTGCGCGACGATCGCGGCGCCCAGACCTGACAACCACAGACAAGTCCACGGCACCATCCGCGGCCAGGTCGGGCAGATGCGCGTGAGCGCGTCCACACCGGTCGCCCAGCCGACCCAGGTCAGCGCGGCGATGCCGAACACCCCTAGCAGCGCGAACCGCCTGCACCAGGCGGCGTCGTTCAGGCACGCATCCAGCCTCGGACCCTCCAAGGACTGCCCCTTCCTCCCCCGCGGCGCGCAATCGAAAGTTTGCGCGCCCACAGCCGGAATCGTGGCAAAAGGTAACCGATCGCGGGGCGAAGGTCACCGGCGCCGCCGGGCACCCCACCCGGGGCGCCCGGCGGACGGCTGCCGGTCAGCTCGCGTCGGGAGCTTGCAGCACGACCGCGGTGTGCGCGTCCACGGTCAGCGTGCCTCCGCCGGGCACCTCCTCCGCGGGTGTCTCCTCCTCGGGCCCGGTGAACACCACGAGCTGCCAGGAAGCGCCGAATTCCTTCGGCGGCAGCGTGAATTCGATCGGCTCGTAGTGGGCGTTGAAACACAGCAGGAACGAGTCGTCGAGCACGCGCTGCCCGCGCGCGTCGCGGTCGGGTATGCCGTGGCCGTTGAGGAACACGGCGAGCGATTTCGAGAATCCCGCGCCCCAGTCCTCCTCGGTCATCTCCGTACCGTCGGGCGTGAACCAGGCGATGTCGGGCAGACCGTCCTGGCCGCGCCGGCCCAGCGGCTTTCCGGAGAAGAACCGCCGCCGGCGAAACACCGGGTGCTCCGCCCGCAGCGCGGACACCAGGCGGGTGAAGTCGAGCATCGCGTTGTCGGTGCTGGGCCAGTCGATCCAGGTGAGCTCGTTGTCCTGGCAGTAGCCATTGTTGTTGCCGTGCTGCGTGCGGCCGAGCTCGTCTCCGTGGCAGATCATCGGGACGCCCTGGGAGAGCAGCAGCGTGGTCATGAAGTTGCGCTGCTGGCGGGCGCGCAGATCGTTGACCTGCGGGTCGTCGGTCGGCCCCTCGGCGCCGCAGTTCCACGACCGGTTGTGGCTCTCGCCGTCGTTGTTGTCCTCGCCGTTGGCCTCGTTGTGTTTTTCGTTGTAGGACACCAGGTCACGCAGCGTGAAGCCGTCGTGCGCGGTGACGAAGTTGATCGACGCCACCGGCCGTCGGGCGGTGTGTTCGTAGAGGTCGGCCGAACCGGAGAGGCGGTAGGCGAACTCGTCGAGGGTGGCCGGCTCGCCCCGCCAGAAATCCCGGACGGTGTCACGGTACTTGCCGTTCCACTCCGTCCACTGCGGCGGGAAGTTGCCCACCTGGTAGCCGCCCGGCCCGACGTCCCACGGCTCGGCGATGAGCTTGACCTGGCTGACCGTCGGATCCTGTTGCACCAGTTCGAAAAACGTTGAGAGCCGGTCGACGTCGTAGAACTCGCGGGCCAGCGTCGAGGCCAGGTCGAACCGGAATCCGTCGACGTGCATCTCGAGCACCCAGTAGCGCAGCGAGTCCATGATGAGCTGCAGCGCGTGCGGGTGCCCGACGTTGAGGCTGTTGCCCGTGCCCGTGTAGTCCATGTAGTACTGCTTGTCGTCGTCGACCAGCCGGTAGTAGGCCGCGTTGTCGATCCCGCGCATGCACAGCGTCGGGCCCATGTGATTGCCCTCGGCCGTGTGGTTGTAGACCACGTCGAGGATCACCTCGATGCCGGCCTCGTGCAGCTCGCGCACCATCGCCTTGAACTCCTGCACCTGCCCGCCCGGGGATCGCGCGCTCGAATACTTGAAGTCGGGCGCGAAGAACCCGATCGTGTTGTAGCCCCAGTAGTTCGCCAAGCCCTTCTCGACCAGGGTGGAGTCGTTGGCGAAGTGGTGCACCGGCATCAGTTCGATCGCCGTGACGCCGATGCTCTTGAGGTGTTCGATGATCACCGGGTGGGCCACCGCCGCGTAGGTGCCGCGCATCTGTTCGGGGATGTCGGGATGGGTCTGGGTCAGGCCCTTGACGTGCGCCTCGTAGATGACGGAATCGGCGTATTGATGGTCCGGCGGGCGATCGTTGCCCCAGTC
Proteins encoded in this region:
- a CDS encoding sensor domain-containing diguanylate cyclase — its product is MEGPRLDACLNDAAWCRRFALLGVFGIAALTWVGWATGVDALTRICPTWPRMVPWTCLWLSGLGAAIVAQSGRPSPGRVWAGRGLALMVAALAGTTLGEYAAGGWPGLDELWFGQALRAAQQTWPGRPSPQTASSALLLAAGATLIRIDTWTRVVWPACLAAGAAIPFFTVGAYLLNALALVGYSPSTGQALTTALALLLLAAAMSLARPDRFPVAWLLARPDRNFLLQLAGILAGFPVVVALTRPICLRLRLGERAAWTFSILLGTLIIGAITFFFLQREQKLRIEKESAGKQRADAELRYRILADNAVDVIVHLRDGKVAWVSPSVVAALGGPVERWTGPGFERRIHPDDRDTLAAALQRIAGGESVLQRFRIRAVDGAYHWVDGHGKPYLDADGDADGVIAALRIVDDQVEAEQRLERLARFDTLTGLVNRAEAIGRLESALAAPPTLGAHLGILFCDVDHFKHINDTWGHGAGDTVLTTLACRIRECVREGDTVGRTGGDEILVLLPGVHSLDEAAQIAEKIRCRAAEPIDESGVTIRATLSIGATIAVPGEAVSSITARADTAMYQAKTGDRNTVIRI
- the glgX gene encoding glycogen debranching protein GlgX, yielding MTSAQTPAPTPTGEVWPGRAYPLGATYDGAGTNFAVFSEVAESVELCLFDADGTESRIALPEVDGFVWHAYIPAIEPGQRYGYRVHGPYEPENGLRCNPNKLLVDPYSKAIDGSFEWNQSLFSYNFGDPDSRNDDDSAASMPKSVVINPYFDWGNDRPPDHQYADSVIYEAHVKGLTQTHPDIPEQMRGTYAAVAHPVIIEHLKSIGVTAIELMPVHHFANDSTLVEKGLANYWGYNTIGFFAPDFKYSSARSPGGQVQEFKAMVRELHEAGIEVILDVVYNHTAEGNHMGPTLCMRGIDNAAYYRLVDDDKQYYMDYTGTGNSLNVGHPHALQLIMDSLRYWVLEMHVDGFRFDLASTLAREFYDVDRLSTFFELVQQDPTVSQVKLIAEPWDVGPGGYQVGNFPPQWTEWNGKYRDTVRDFWRGEPATLDEFAYRLSGSADLYEHTARRPVASINFVTAHDGFTLRDLVSYNEKHNEANGEDNNDGESHNRSWNCGAEGPTDDPQVNDLRARQQRNFMTTLLLSQGVPMICHGDELGRTQHGNNNGYCQDNELTWIDWPSTDNAMLDFTRLVSALRAEHPVFRRRRFFSGKPLGRRGQDGLPDIAWFTPDGTEMTEEDWGAGFSKSLAVFLNGHGIPDRDARGQRVLDDSFLLCFNAHYEPIEFTLPPKEFGASWQLVVFTGPEEETPAEEVPGGGTLTVDAHTAVVLQAPDAS